The following are encoded in a window of Mustela nigripes isolate SB6536 chromosome 3, MUSNIG.SB6536, whole genome shotgun sequence genomic DNA:
- the MTERF3 gene encoding transcription termination factor 3, mitochondrial has translation MALSAQQIPRWFNSVKLSSFIIATQLRKHFPRPGKTLLHGFSAQPQMSSDNYFLQWGFKTYRTSSLWNSSQSTNSSRQEIGSAQGTLLPSMNEQTQKTENIPSFDSELSLEALDDLPPVSPLQLVSEEEAIQIIADPPLPPDTYTLRDYVDHSETLQKLVLLGVDLSKIEKHPDAANLLLRLDFEKDIKQILMFLKDLGIEDNQLGTYLTKNYAIFSEDLENLKTRVAYLQSKNFSKAHIAQMVRNAPFLLSFSVERLDNRLGFFQKELELSVKKTRDLVVRLPRLLTGSLEPVKENMKVYRLELGFKRNEIQHMITKVPKMLTANKRKLTETFDYVHNVMSIPHHLIVRFPQVFNTRLFKVKERHLFLTYLGRAQYDPVKPNYISLDKLVSVPDEIFCEEIAKASVQDFEKFLKTL, from the exons ATGGCTTTGTCAGCCCAACAGATACCCAGATGGTTCAATTCAGTTAAATTGAGTAGCTTCATTATAGCTACACAACTTCGAAAACATTTCCCGAGACCAGGAAAAACACTGTTGCATGGCTTTTCTGCTCAGCCACAGATGTCTTCTGACAATTACTTTCTCCAGTGGGGATTCAAGACGTACAGGACTTCCTCCTTATGGAATAGTTCCCAGTCTACCAACTCAAGTAGGCAAGAGATTGGTTCTGCCCAAGGTACTCTGCTTCCTTCCATGAATGAACAgacacagaagacagaaaacataCCCAGTTTTGATTCTGAGCTGTCTCTAGAAG CGCTGGACGACCTGCCTCCAGTGTCTCCATTGCAGCTGGTTTCCGAGGAGGAGGCCATTCAGATTATTGCAGACCCGCCACTGCCCCCAGACACGTACACGCTCCGAGACTACGTGGATCATTCCGAGACTCTGCAGAAATTAGTGCTGCTAG GAGTGGATCTCTCAAAGATAGAAAAACATCCTGATGCAGCCAACCTCCTACTGAGACTGGATTTTGAAAAAGACATTAAGCAAATACTTATGTTTCTTAAGGATTTGGGTATAGAGGATAACCAGCTGGGAACATACCTGACTAAAAACTATGCTATTTTCTCTGAAGACCTTGAAAATCTCAAGACCAG AGTGGCTTATCTGCAGTCAAAAAATTTCAGTAAGGCACATATCGCACAGATGGTCAGAAATGCGCCATTTTTGCTGAGTTTTTCAGTGGAGAGATTGGATAACAGATTGGGATTTTTTCAGAAAGAACTTGAACTTAGCGTgaagaag aCTAGAGACCTGGTAGTTCGTCTCCCAAGGCTACTAACTGGAAGTCTGGAGCctgtgaaagaaaacatgaag GTTTATCGTCTTGAACTAGGTTTTAAACGTAATGAAATCCAACATATGATCACCAAAGTCCCAAAGATGTTGACTgcaaataaaaggaaactgacCGAGACTTTTGACTATGTGCACAATGTGATGAGCATTCCCCATCACCTCATTGTCCGCTTCCCACAG gtattTAATACAAGGTTGTTTAAAGTCAAAGAAAGGCATTTGTTCCTTACCTATTTAGGAAGAGCACAATATGATCCAGTAAAACCTAACTACATCTCTTTGGACAAGTTAGTGTCTGTACCTGATGAGATATTTTGTGAAGAGATTGCCAAAGCCTCAGTACAAGACtttgaaaaattcttaaaaactctTTAG
- the LOC132013203 gene encoding cytochrome b-c1 complex subunit 7: MASRPAVAASSQWLEGIRKWYYNAAGFNKLGLMRDDTIHENDDVKEAIRRLPENLYNDRMFRIKRALDLTMRHQILPKEQWTKYEEDKFYLEPYLKEVIRERKEREEWAKK, translated from the exons ATGGCGAGCAGGCCTGCCG TTGCAGCATCAAGCCAGTGGCTGGAGGGTATTCGAAAATGGTACTACAATGCTGCAGGGTTCAATAAACTGG GGTTAATGCGAGATGATACAATACATGAGAATGATGATGTGAAAGAAGCCATAAGAAGGCTACCTGAGAACCTTTATAATGACAGGATGTTTCGCATTAAGAGGGCACTGGACCTGACCATGAGGCATCAGATCTTGCCTAAAGAGCAATGGACAAAATACGAGGAG gataaattctaCCTTGAACCGTATCTGAAAGAAGTTATtcgggaaaggaaagagagagaagaatgggcAAAGAAGTAA